From the genome of Falco cherrug isolate bFalChe1 chromosome 14, bFalChe1.pri, whole genome shotgun sequence, one region includes:
- the LOC129737332 gene encoding probable D-lactate dehydrogenase, mitochondrial — MALRRGLGLGAALWRRGCCSKRPLPPDFVAALRAVVGAPNVSTALAVREQHGHDESMHACAPPDAVVWPRAVGQVQELAALCYRCRVPMVPFGTGTGLEGGVNAVQGGVCFDLSRMDAVAELSLEDFSVVVEPGVTRKALNSRLRGTGLWFPVDPGADASLCGMAATGASGTNAVRYGTMRPNVLNLRVVLPDGRLLHTAGAGRQARKRAAGYDLTSLFVGSEGTLGFLTQATLRLHPLPEAVAATVATFPSVRAAVACTVQVLQAAVPVARIEFLDEVMADACGRYSGTGLPVAPTLLLELHGSRQGLAEQQRQAEEMVRLNGGSVPAWSEEPEERGRLWAMRHSAWYAALALRPGCQGYSTDVCVPISRLPDVVVETQRDLRDSGLTGPMVGHVGDGNFHCLLVFDARDPAEAQRVHAFAQRLGRRALAAGGTCTGEHGVGLGKRALLREELGPEGLDTLRRIKAALDPHNLMNPGKVL, encoded by the exons ATGGCCCTGcggcgggggctggggctgggggcggcgcTGTGGcgccggggctgctgctccaag cgcccGCTGCCCCCCGACTTCGTGGCGGCCCTGCGGGCGGTGGTCGGGGCCCCCAACGTCTCCACGGCCCTGGCGGTGCGCGAGCAGCACGGCCACGACGAGTCCATGCACGC CTGCGCGCCCCCGGACGCGGTGGTGTGGCCCCGGGCGGTGGGGCAGGTGCAGGAGCTGGCGGCGCTCTGCTACCGCTGCCGCGTGCCCATGGTGCCCTtcggcaccggcaccggcctGGAGGGCGGCGTCAACGCCGTGCAG GGCGGCGTCTGCTTCGACCTGAGCCGCATGGACGCCGTGGCGGAGCTGAGCCTCGAGGACTTCTCGGTGGTGGTGGAGCCCGGCGTCACCCGCAAGGCCCTCAACAGCCGCCTGCGCGGCACCGGGCTCTGGTTCCCCGTCG ACCCAGGGGCGGATGCCTCGCTGTGCGGCATGGCGGCCACAGGCGCCTCGGGCACGAACGCGGTGCGCTACGGCACCATGCGGCCCAACGTGCTCAACCTGCGCGTGGTGCTGCCGGACGGGCGCCTGCTGCACACCGCAGGCGCCGGGCGCCAGGCCAG GAAGCGCGCGGCCGGCTACGACCTGACGTCCCTCTTCGTGGGCTCCGAGGGCACCCTGGGCTTCCTGACGCAGGCCACGCTGCgcctgcaccccctgcccgaGGCCGTCGCCGCCACCGTCGCCACCTTCCCCAGCGTGCGGGCGGCCGTGGCCTGCACGGTGCAGGTGCTGCAGGCCGCCGTGCCCGTGGCGCGCATCG AATTCCTGGACGAGGTGATGGCAGATGCCTGCGGCCGCTACAGCGGGACGGGGCTGCCGGTGGCACCCACGCTCCTCCTGGAGCTCCATGGCTCCCGGCAGGGCCTGGCGGAGCAGCAGCGGCAGGCGG AGGAGATGGTGCGGCTGAACGGCGGCTCTGTGCCGGCCTGGTCGGAGGAGCCGGAGGAGCGTGGGCGGCTGTGGGCCATGCGGCACAGCGCCTGGTACGCCGCCCTGGCGCTGCGGCCCGGCTGCCAG GGCTACTCCACGGACGTCTGCGTGCCCATCTCGCGCCTGCCCGACGTGGTGGTGGAGACCCAGCGGGACCTGCGGGACTCCGGCCTCACCG GCCCCATGGTGGGACACGTGGGCGACGGCAACTTCCACTGCCTCCTCGTCTTCGACGCCCGGGACCCGGCCGAGGCGCAGCGCGTCCACGCCTTCGCCCAGCGCCTGGGCAG GCGGGcgctggcggcggggggcaCCTGCACCGGGGAGCACGGCGTGGGGCTGGGCAAGCGGGCACTGCTGCGGGAGGAGCTGGGCCCGGAGGGGCTGGACACCCTGCGCCGCATCAAGGCTGCGCTGGACCCCCACAACCTCATGAACCCCGGCAAGGTGCTCTGA
- the BCAR1 gene encoding breast cancer anti-estrogen resistance protein 1 isoform X2 — MNYLNVLAKALYDNVAESPDELSFRKGDIMTVLERNTQGLDGWWLCSLHGRQGIVPGNRLKILVGMYDKKQQQQPQQQQQAPGPVQGQAPPQAPLPQPALPYHHQGGFTSLSPASQYTPMHPAYAPQGDNVYLMPVPSKGQQGLYPGSAPTGQFPPAPAKQPPAYPKQTPPHAFPSLGQEIYQVPPSLGQVAEAYPAGSASPPQDVYQVPSSAGQAQDIYQVPPSLDMRSWEGHKPQGKVLVPTRVGQVYVYDSPKGEQDEYDFPRHLLSAGSQEIYDVPPVRGGGPSQFSQEVYDTPPMAVKGPNGQDPGQEIYDVPPSVEKNLHQTVYDVPPSVSKDVPDGPAREETYDVPPAFTKQKGFDPSRHPLILAQQEPYLPEDVYDVPPAAGKGAPEPPLSHEIYDVPPSLKKLGGPAFPSQEVYDVPRDLHAPSKCSLDVEGEYIYDVPPQVDREAKGTDTKRLSASSTGSTRSNISTSSLDVVPVKEPAKGAGKEFSLDLDAAMETLAKLQHGVGGAVSYLMSFISANWRSPEHMEANAASIRGAAEGVRTALRDLLEFARGAVGNAAQASDRSLYTKLSKQLQKMEEVYQALARHGQALDACHWAPSALASGKPGTDDLEHFVMHSRGVPDDTKQLASFLHGNASLLFKRTKPAAESGGHGPPHPSDKASSIQSRPLPSPPKLLAQESPDGPYENSESGWMEDYDYVHLQGKEEFEKTQKELLEKGNIIRQSKDQLEHQQLKQFERLEQEVTRPIDNDLSNWSPPQHFGPARGGGALCPADRQLLLFYLEQCEANLTTLTNAVDAFFTAISTNQPPKIFVAHSKFVILSAHKLVFIGDTLSRQAKAQDVQHKAMHYSNLLCEMLKEIVVTTKAAALHYPSPAASQDMVERVKDLANSTQQFRMVLGQLAAM, encoded by the exons AAGGGCGACATCATGACGGTGCTGGAGCGCAACACGCAGGGGCTGGACGGCTGGTGGCTCTGCTCGCTCCACGGCCGGCAGGGCATCGTCCCCGGGAACCGCCTCAAGATCCTGGTGGGGATGTAcgacaagaagcagcagcagcagccgcagcagcagcagcaagcacctGGCCCGGTGCAGGGGCAGGCACCGCCGCAGGCACCGCTGCCCCAGCCGGCCCTGCCTTACCACCACCAAGGGGGCTTCACCTCGCTGTCACCCGCCTCCCAGTACACCCCCATGCACCCTGCTTATGCCCCCCAAGGGGACAACGTCTACCTGATGCCGGTCCCCAGCAAGGGACAGCAGGGTCTTTACCCGGGCTCGGCACCCACCGGACAGTTCCCGCCTGCCCCGGCTAAGCAGCCCCCCGCCTACCCGAAGCAGACGCCTCCCCACGCCTTCCCCAGCTTGGGCCAGGAGATCTACCAGGTGCCCCCATCCCTGGGCCAAGTGGCAGAGGCGTACCCCGcgggctctgccagccccccccaggATGTCTACCAGGTTCCTTCCTCAGCTGGTCAGGCTCAGGACATCTACCAGGTGCCCCCGTCGTTGGACatgaggagctgggaagggcacAAGCCCCAGGGGAAG GTGCTGGTGCCCACCCGCGTGGGACAAGTGTACGTCTATGACTCCCCCAAGGGTGAGCAGGATGAGTACGATTTCCCTCGCCACCTCCTCTCTGCGGGCTCCCAGGAGATCTATGATGTGCCACCTGTCCGAGGGGGGGGCCCGAGCCAGTTCAGCCAGGAG GTCTATGACACCCCCCCCATGGCAGTGAAGGGTCCCAATGGACAGGACCCAGGGCAGGAGATCTACGACGTGCCCCCCAGCGTGGAGAAGAACCTTCACCAAACT GTGTACGATGTCCCCCCCTCGGTGAGCAAGGACGTGCCGGATGGCCCGGCGCGGGAGGAGACCTACGACGTGCCCCCTGCCTTCACCAAGCAGAAAGGCTTCGACCCCTCCCGCCACCCGCTGATCCTGGCCCAGCAGGAGCCCTACTTGCCGGAGGATGTCTATGATGTGCCGCCGGCAGCCGGGAAAGGTGCCCCTGAACCGCCGCTCTCCCACGAGATCTACGATGTGCCCCCCAGCCTCAAGAAGCTGGGGGGGCCAGCCTTCCCCTCCCAGGAGGTCTACGACGTGCCCCGGGACCTGCACGCCCCCAGCAAGTGCTCCCTGGACGTGGAGGGCGAGTACATCTATGATGTCCCACCGCAAGTGGACCGTGAGGCCAAGGGCACCGACACCAAGCGCCTCTCTGCCTCCAGCACGGGCAGCACCCGTAGCAACATCTCCACATCCTCGCTGGACGTGGTGCCTGTGAAGGAGCCAGCCAAGGGAGCCGGCAAGGAGTTCTCCCTGGACTTGGATGCCGCCATGGAGACGCTGGCCAAGCTCCAGCATGGTGTCGGCGGCGCCGTCTCCTACCTCATGTCCTTCATCAGCGCCAACTGGCGCAGCCCCGAGCACATGGAGGCCAATGCTGCCAGCATCCGCGGGGCAGCCGAGGGTGTCCGGACAGCCCTCCGGGACCTACTAGAGTTTGCCCGGGGAGCGGTGGGCAAtgctgcccaggcctctgaccGCTCCCTCTACACCAAGctcagcaagcagctgcagaagatgGAGGAGGTCTACCAGGCCCTGGCACGGCACGGCCAAGCGCTGGATGCTTGCCACTGGGCCCCGAGCGCCCTGGCCAGTGGCAAGCCAGGCACGGATGACTTGGAGCACTTCGTCATGCACTCGCGCGGCGTCCCCGATGACACCAAGCAGTTGGCCTCCTTCCTGCATGGGAATGCCTCCCTCCTCTTCAAACGGACAAAGCCGGCAGCGGAGAGCGGTGGCCACGGGCCCCCTCACCCCTCCGacaaggccagcagcatccagtcccggcccctgccctccccgcccAAGTTGCTGGCCCAGGAGTCGCCTGACGGGCCCTACGAGAACAGCGAGAGTGGCTGGATGGAGGATTACGACTATGTTCATCTCCAg ggcAAGGAGGAGTTTGAGAAGACCcagaaggagctgctggagaaaggcaacATCATCCGGCAGAGCAAGGACCAGCTGGAGCACCAGCAG CTGAAGCAGTTTGAGCGGCTAGAGCAGGAGGTGACACGTCCCATCGACAACGACCTGTCCAACTGGAGCCCCCCCCAGCACTTTGGCCCAGCACGGGGCGGTGGGGCCTTGTGTCCTGCCGACCGCCAGCTCCTCCTCTTCTACCTGGAGCAGTGTGAGGCCAACCTCACCACGCTCACCAATGCTGTCGACGCCTTCTTCACCGCCATCAGCACCAACCAGCCCCCCAAGATCTTTGTGGCCCACAGCAAGTTCGTCATTCTCAGTGCCCACAAGCTTGTCTTCATCGGAGACACGCTGTCCCGCCAGGCCAAGGCCCAGGACGTCCAGCACAAGGCGATGCACTACAGCAACCTCCTCTGCGAGATGCTTAAGGAGATCGTGGTGACCACCAAGGCGGCCGCCCTCCACTACCCTTCTCCTGCGGCCTCTCAGGACATGGTGGAGCGTGTCAAGGACCTTGCCAACAGCACGCAGCAGTTCAGGATGGTGCTGGGCCAGCTGGCAGCCATGTGA
- the LOC129737370 gene encoding probable D-lactate dehydrogenase, mitochondrial, with amino-acid sequence MALRRGLGLGAALWRRGCCSKRPLPPDFVAALRAVVGAPNVSTALAVREQHGHDESMHACAPPDAVVWPRAVGQVQELAALCYRCRVPMVPFGTGTGLEGGVNAVQGGVCFDLSRMDAVAELSLEDFSVVVEPGVTRKALNSRLRGTGLWFPVDPGADASLCGMAATGASGTNAVRYGTMRPNVLNLRVVLPDGRLLHTAGAGRQARKRAAGYDLTSLFVGSEGTLGFLTQATLRLHPLPEAVAATVATFPSVRAAVACTVQVLQAAVPVARIEFLDEVMADACGRYSGTGLPVAPTLLLELHGSRQGLAEQQRQAEEMVRLNGGSVPAWSEEPEERGRLWAMRHSAWYAALALRPGCQGYSTDVCVPISRLPDVVVETQRDLRDSGLTGPMVGHVGDGNFHCLLVFDARDPAEAQRVHAFAQRLGRRALAAGGTCTGEHGVGLGKRALLWEELGPEGLDTLRRIKAALDPHNLMNPGKVL; translated from the exons ATGGCCCTGcggcgggggctggggctgggggcggcgcTGTGGcgccggggctgctgctccaag CGCCCGCTGCCCCCCGACTTCGTGGCGGCCCTGCGGGCGGTGGTCGGGGCCCCCAACGTCTCCACGGCCCTGGCGGTGCGCGAGCAGCACGGCCACGACGAGTCCATGCACGC CTGCGCGCCCCCGGACGCGGTGGTGTGGCCCCGGGCGGTGGGGCAGGTGCAGGAGCTGGCGGCGCTCTGCTACCGCTGCCGCGTGCCCATGGTGCCCTtcggcaccggcaccggcctGGAGGGCGGCGTCAACGCCGTGCAG GGCGGCGTCTGCTTCGACCTGAGCCGCATGGACGCCGTGGCGGAGCTGAGCCTCGAGGACTTCTCGGTGGTGGTGGAGCCCGGCGTCACCCGCAAGGCCCTCAACAGCCGCCTGCGCGGCACCGGGCTCTGGTTCCCCGTCG ACCCAGGGGCGGATGCCTCGCTGTGCGGCATGGCGGCCACAGGCGCCTCGGGCACGAACGCGGTGCGCTACGGCACCATGCGGCCCAACGTGCTCAACCTGCGCGTGGTGCTGCCGGACGGGCGCCTGCTGCACACCGCAGGCGCCGGGCGCCAGGCCAG GAAGCGCGCGGCCGGCTACGACCTGACGTCCCTCTTCGTGGGCTCCGAGGGCACCCTGGGCTTCCTGACGCAGGCCACGCTGCgcctgcaccccctgcccgaGGCCGTCGCCGCCACCGTCGCCACCTTCCCCAGCGTGCGGGCGGCCGTGGCCTGCACGGTGCAGGTGCTGCAGGCCGCCGTGCCCGTGGCGCGCATCG AATTCCTGGACGAGGTGATGGCAGATGCCTGCGGCCGCTACAGCGGGACGGGGCTGCCGGTGGCACCCACGCTCCTCCTGGAGCTCCATGGCTCCCGGCAGGGCCTGGCGGAGCAGCAGCGGCAGGCGG AGGAGATGGTGCGGCTGAACGGCGGCTCTGTGCCGGCCTGGTCGGAGGAGCCGGAGGAGCGTGGGCGGCTGTGGGCCATGCGGCACAGCGCCTGGTACGCCGCCCTGGCGCTGCGGCCCGGCTGCCAG GGCTACTCCACGGACGTCTGCGTGCCCATCTCGCGCCTGCCCGACGTGGTGGTGGAGACCCAGCGGGACCTGCGGGACTCCGGCCTCACCG GCCCCATGGTGGGACACGTGGGCGACGGCAACTTCCACTGCCTCCTCGTCTTCGACGCCCGGGACCCGGCCGAGGCGCAGCGCGTCCACGCCTTCGCCCAGCGCCTGGGCAG GCGGGcgctggcggcggggggcaCCTGCACCGGGGAGCACGGCGTGGGGCTGGGCAAGCGGGCGCTGCTGTGGGAGGAGCTGGGCCCGGAGGGGCTGGACACCCTGCGCCGCATCAAGGCTGCGCTGGACCCCCACAACCTCATGAACCCCGGCAAGGTGCTCTGA
- the LOC114018117 gene encoding chymotrypsinogen 2-like — protein sequence MALLWLLSCLALAGSARATLSVESCGVPAITPVIRGYNRIVNGEPAVPGSWPWQVSLQRYNGFHFCGGSLISENWVVTAAHCGVRTTDTVVVGAYDQDVTTPDEQKLTIEKVFKNPKFNMLTIRDDITLIKLATPARMSARVSPVCLPQATDDFPGGMTCVTTGWGLTDPNASQTPAVLQQVALPLLTNAQCKQYWGFRIADVMVCAGADGASSCMGDSGGPLVCQKDGVWNLVGIVSWGSSTCDPNVPGVYARVTKLRSWIDSILQAN from the exons ATGgctttgctgtggctgctgagctgcctggcGCTGGCGGGCTCTGCCCGTGCCACCCTTTCCGTGGAGA GCTGTGGCGTGCCCGCCATCACTCCCGTCATCCGCGGCTACAACCGCATCGTCAACGGGGAGCCGGCGGTGCCAGGGTCCTGGCCGTGGCAGGTGTCCCTCCAG CGCTACAACGGCTTCCACTTCTGCGGCGGGTCTCTGATCAGCGAGAACTGGGTGGTCACCGCTGCCCACTGCGGCGTCAG GACCACCGACACCGTGGTGGTGGGCGCATACGACCAGGACGTGACCACCCCTGACGAGCAGAAGCTGACCATCGAGAAG gtCTTCAAGAACCCCAAGTTCAACATGCTGACCATCCGTGACGACATCACCCTGATCAAACTGGCCACTCCGGCGCGGATGTCAGCCCGCGTGTCCCCCGTCTGCCTGCCCCAGGCCACTGATGACTTCCCGGGGGGCATGACCTGTGtcaccacgggctgggggctcaCTGACCCCAACG CCTCGCAGACGCCGgcggtgctgcagcaggtggccCTGCCCCTGCTCACCAACGCGCAGTGCAAGCAGTACTGGGGGTTCCGCATCGCCGACGTGATGGTGTGCGCCGGTGCTGACGGTGCCTCCTCCTGCATG GGCGACTCCGGGGGCCCGCTGGTGTGCCAGAAGGACGGTGTCTGGAACCTGGTGGGCATCGtctcctggggcagcagcacctgcGACCCCAACGTGCCCGGCGTCTACGCCCGCGTCACCAAGCTGCGCAGCTGGATCGACTCCATCCTGCAGGCCAACTGA
- the LOC114017911 gene encoding LOW QUALITY PROTEIN: chymotrypsinogen 2-like (The sequence of the model RefSeq protein was modified relative to this genomic sequence to represent the inferred CDS: substituted 2 bases at 2 genomic stop codons) — protein sequence MALLWLLSCLALAGSARATLSVESCGVPAITPVIRGYNRIVNGEPAVPGSWPWQVSLQRYNGFHFCGGSLISENWVVTAAHCGVRTTDTVVVGAYDQDVTTPDEQKLTIEKVFKNPKFNMLTIRDDITLIKLATPARMSARVSPVCPAPQAHXXLPGGMTCVTTGWGLTDPNASQTPAVLQQVALPLLTNAQCKQYWGFRIADVMVCAGADGASSCMGDSGGPLVCQKDGVWNLVGIVSWGSSTCDPNVPGVYARVTKLRSWIDSILQAN from the exons ATGgctttgctgtggctgctgagctgcctggcGCTGGCGGGCTCTGCCCGTGCCACCCTTTCCGTGGAGA GCTGTGGCGTGCCCGCCATCACTCCCGTCATCCGCGGCTACAACCGCATCGTCAACGGGGAGCCGGCGGTGCCAGGGTCCTGGCCGTGGCAGGTGTCCCTCCAG CGCTACAACGGCTTCCACTTCTGCGGCGGGTCTCTGATCAGCGAGAACTGGGTGGTCACCGCTGCCCACTGCGGCGTCAG GACCACCGACACCGTGGTGGTGGGCGCATACGACCAGGACGTGACCACCCCTGACGAGCAGAAGCTGACCATCGAGAAG gtCTTCAAGAACCCCAAGTTCAACATGCTGACCATCCGTGACGACATCACCCTGATCAAACTGGCCACTCCGGCGCGGATGTCAGCCCGCGTGTCCCCCGTCTGCCCTGCCCCCCAGGCCCACTGATGACTTCCCGGGGGCATGACCTGTGtcaccacgggctgggggctcaCTGACCCCAACG CCTCGCAGACGCCGgcggtgctgcagcaggtggccCTGCCCCTGCTCACCAACGCGCAGTGCAAGCAGTACTGGGGGTTCCGCATCGCCGACGTGATGGTGTGCGCCGGTGCTGACGGTGCCTCCTCCTGCATG GGCGACTCCGGGGGCCCGCTGGTGTGCCAGAAGGACGGTGTCTGGAACCTGGTGGGCATCGtctcctggggcagcagcacctgcGACCCCAACGTGCCCGGCGTCTACGCCCGCGTCACCAAGCTGCGCAGCTGGATCGACTCCATCCTGCAGGCCAACTGA